Proteins from a genomic interval of Oncorhynchus mykiss isolate Arlee chromosome 21, USDA_OmykA_1.1, whole genome shotgun sequence:
- the LOC110500775 gene encoding doublesex- and mab-3-related transcription factor A1, whose amino-acid sequence MEGSIRPHGLAGHSSSPLSVGGLQMPASLLRPPPLFLRAAACKPSMERGYPRTPKCARCRNHGVVSALKGHKRFCRWRDCVCAKCTLIAERQRVMAAQVALRRQQAQEESEARELQFMYTGSGAGETGLTMASGVQRSVNTVPRISSYDVFGTDDQKDDDKLTKYNLNNGFMGRTFYAPHTAPLSSPLGKNDTSPNQEKKQTVFDKESGSQTAAFDHLSDHTESPRSLSSSDLESGSESERPKDYPSLEITEPGCASKDRDPTEVMTKIFPHHKRDTLESVVKTCKGDIVKAIELVLSSKENKCNSDSVGLSLSVHSNEPRPNFGLPGVALGALGTKSAFSPLQTTPTAAGGESMYGLSPRFGINPLRLAYSTAGGGIPNFMSPYVTSGLMPVFPFRPPLDYSFPGMMRDLSYLQSKDSLCNTGIYSRINHEK is encoded by the exons ATGGAAGGCAGCATTAGACCGCACGGCTTGGCTGGgcacagctcctctcctctctccgtcgGGGGTTTACAGATGCCCGCTTCCCTTCTGCGCCCTCCGCCTCTCTTTCTCCGAGCTGCTGCCTGTAAACCGTCGATGGAGAGGGGCTACCCCCGAACCCCGAAGTGCGCACGGTGCAGGAACCACGGCGTGGTGTCCGCTCTGAAAGGCCACAAGCGCTTCTGTCGTTGGAGAGACTGCGTGTGCGCAAAGTGTACCCTGATAGCGGAGAGGCAGCGGGTGATGGCTGCACAGGTGGCACTCAGGAGACAACAGGCGCAGGAGGAGAGCGAGGCCCGGGAGCTCCAGTTCATGTACACCGGCTCCGGGGCGGGGGAGACCGGACTGACCATGGCATCTGGAGTACAGCGATCTGTAAACACCGTGCCAAGAATATCTAGTTATGATGTTTTTGGAACTGACGACCAAAAAGACG ATGACAAACTGACCAAGTACAACCTAAACAACGGATTCATGGGCCGAACGTTCTATGCACCTCACACCGCACCACTGTCCTCTCCATTGGGAAAGAACGATACCTCTCCTAATCAAGAGAAAAAACAGACGGTCTTCGACAAGGAGAGTGGCAGTCAGACGGCTGCTTTTGACCACCTGTCAGACCACACAGAGAGCCCACGGTCTCTGTCATCCTCGGACCTCGAGTCGGGCAGCGAGTCCGAGCGGCCCAAGGACTACCCTTCGCTGGAGATTACCGAGCCCGGTTGCGCGTCAAAGGACCGGGACCCCACCGAGGTCATGACCAAGATATTCCCCCATCACAAGCGGGATACTTTGGAATCGGTGGTGAAAACTTGCAAAGGGGACATCGTGAAAGCTATTGAACTAGTTCTTAGCTCCAAAGAGAATAAATGCAACTCGGATAGCGtcggtctatctctgtctgttcaCTCAAATGAACCAAGGCCTAATTTTGGACTTCCAGGGGTAGCGTTGGGGGCTCTGGGTACCAAGTCTGCTTTTTCCCCATTGCAAACCACGCCAACAGCTGCCGGAGGCGAAAGTATGTACGGGCTGAGTCCTCGCTTTGGTATTAATCCTTTGCGTCTGGCCTACTCAACCGCAGGTGGTGGCATACCTAATTTCATGTCACCGTATGTGACGTCCGGACTGATGCCAGTTTTTCCATTCCGCCCGCCGTTGGACTATTCTTTCCCGGGCATGATGCGAGACCTCTCCTATCTCCAAAGTAAAGACTCCCTATGTAACACCGGCATATACTCTCGTATAAATCATGAGAAATAA